A single Oncorhynchus nerka isolate Pitt River linkage group LG10, Oner_Uvic_2.0, whole genome shotgun sequence DNA region contains:
- the LOC115116653 gene encoding coronin-6-like isoform X2, which translates to MGRLDKNHPLVTGHAGPVLDIDWCPHNDNILASCSEDTTAMVWQIPDQMGTQPISEPIVVLEGHSKRVGIVTWHPTARNILLTAGSDNLIIIWNVGTGEALISMDDHPDLIYNVSWNRNGSLFCTTCKDRRLRVCDPRKREVVAERMAPHDGIRPMRAIFTRDGNLFTTGFTRMSQRELGLWDPTHFEEPIALLELDTSNGVLLPYYDPDTNMVYLCGKGDSSIRYFEITEEPPYVHYLSTFSSKEPQRGMGFMPKRGVDVSKCEIARLYKLHDKKCEPIAMTVPRKSDLFQDDLYPDTAGPDPALEPEEWLEGRDEDPILQSMRDGYVPPKSRELKVARKNVLDSRPTPRRSMSSCDGSANLPPQLVDRLLEEVKNLKMTVLSQEKRICDLENKLSKYTNGTA; encoded by the exons ATGGGTCGTCTGGATAAGAACCACCCGTTGGTGACTGGCCACGCTGGGCCCGTCCTGGACATCGACTGGTGCCCTCACAACGACAACATCCTGGCATCCTGCTCAGAGGACACCACCGCCATG GTGTGGCAGATCCCTGACCAGATGGGGACCCAGCCCATATCAGAGCCCATTGTGGTGCTGGAGGGACACTCCAAACGTGTTGGCATTGTCACCTGGCACCCCACTGCACGCAACATACTACTCACtgcag gcaGTGATAACCTGATAATAATCTGGAACGTGGGGACTGGCGAGGCCCTCATCTCCATGGACGACCACCCAGACCTCATCTACAACGTCAGCTGGAACCGTAACGGCAGCCTGTTCTGCACCACCTGTAAGGACCGACGCCTCCGCGTTTGTGACCCCCGCAAGAGAGAGGTGGTCGCG gagaggaTGGCTCCACACGATGGGATCCGACCAATGAGGGCCATCTTCACCAGAGACGGAAACCTGTTCACTACCGGATTCACCAGGATGAGCCAGAGAGAGCTGGGCCTGTGGGACCCG ACACATTTTGAGGAACCTATTGCACTGCTGGAGTTGGACACAAGTAACGGGGTGTTGTTACCGTACTACGACCCAGACACCAACATGGTTTACCTCTGTGGAaag GGGGACAGTAGTATCCGGTACTTTGAGATAACAGAGGAGCCTCCCTATGTCCACTACCTCAGTACCTTCAGCAGCAAGGAGCCTCAGAGGGGGATGGGCTTCATGCCCAAGAGAGGAGTGGATGTCAGCAAGTGTGAGATCGCCAG ATTATATAAACTCCATGACAAGAAGTGTGAACCCATTGCCATGACAGTACCTAGAAAG TCAGACCTGTTCCAGGATGACCTGTACCCAGACACGGCGGGCCCCGACCCGGCCCTGGAGCCAGAGGAGTGGCTGGAGGGGCGAGACGAGGACCCCATCCTTCAGTCCATGAGGGATGGCTACGTTCCCCCCAAGAGCCGCGAGCTCAAAGTGGCTAGGAAGAATGTTCTGGACTCTAGACCCACCCCCAGACGCAGCATGTCCTCCTGCGATGGCTCAGCCAACCTGCCC cCTCAGTTGGTAGATCGGTTGTTGGAGGAAGTTAAGAATCTCAAGATGACAGTTCTGTCTCAAGAGAAGAGAATCTGTGACCTGGAGAATAAACTATCCAAGTATACCAACGgcacagcctga